In the Daphnia pulicaria isolate SC F1-1A chromosome 2, SC_F0-13Bv2, whole genome shotgun sequence genome, one interval contains:
- the LOC124327023 gene encoding exocyst complex component 2-like — protein sequence MGLPPIVTGVSPKEGPPGTRVTIRGENFGSGPDDIIGLIICNSDCLLSAEWVSSNKIVARSGPGKSKGDIVIITKSGGKGSCTVQFRGYHETIGPLKESAVWVDESHLTGLGRHRALIPSSYQQDDPLGLSVENAVKKYPEEELQELFPESNGELGSENFSPSWFLLQHHHSTGFDDLKAGLSFLKRRVEAQKEGQISFLKTHAGSVIEQMDTLMTLKKVVEENKTKYGPDMTASLENSILSAKTEAGRLFDDVLKRKEQADGTRNALGILQRFRFLFHLPSTLDKNIQKADYDLVINDYARANALFGQTEVQVFKRVLQEAEQRILNLREMLQEKLQQYPASLEEQKKIIRNLTNLECPNDPAWLCIAGQYKHCSQILFQCKDKYLSLEQEEIVKSAPSKGKRSNNLLLPSSNSAESSSNTTPGRVTFLEELNDRFTSVFPELWKLGQAYFAGELFVRADTLKKEEFKKMVLDVVTIFSQLIRAALIPHTLDRQSPHRAQFGIWQAFSGIFSDHEGIGSWFVLCLRTVRTCYAELLTLDLPVEALDAIRDLLHDLRVHCMRSLLMQTAENITHLASQENWKLEFIESHGSITQLPHIFETQVIECLQLVKETVFQSEQRETNLMENASVLNDLNILVQKLLFSFARSTERLASSDQDHSEDSTREMKLLLGLSNCQYTMLHILPRLKEHWNKLGYPDLSAAIQAARDLLEKTEERLMEAYLEEKVEPLIGIVEPSMYAGRFDWNKNIPITDDIRPYCKEIIMNMIAVHAEVAQVSPSLVPRILERVVREVAAELGRLFSCVNKFSDSGALQASADISALSRACFNVGKNSNETRLQQFSNPFSEAADMIPPLTTPDSIESHKRILVNFEKRMKFQLFCLDIN from the exons aTGGGCTTACCACCTATCGTGACTGGAGTTTCCCCAAAGGAAGGACCTCCTGGAACTCGTGTAACAATACGAGGAGAAAATTTCGGCAGTGGACCTGATGATATTATtg GTCTAATAATTTGCAACTCTGATTGTTTGCTATCTGCTGAATGGGTTTCAAGTAACAAAATTGTGGCCAGATCAGGTCCAGGTAAAAGCAAGGGTGATATAGTCATAATCACCAAATCTGGAGGAAAGGGTTCATGTACTGTACAGTTTAGGGGCTACCATGAAACTATTGGCCCTTTAAAAGAAAGTGCAGTTTGGGTTGATGAGTCACATTTGACTGGACTTGGAAGACACAGAGCTTTGATTCCTTCCAGCTATCAACAAGATGACCCTTTAGGACTTTCTGTTGAAAATGCAGT aaaaaaataccCTGAAGAAGAACTGCAAGAATTATTTCCTGAATCAAACGGTGAGCTCGGAAGTGAAAATTTTTCTCCGTCTTGGTTTTTGTTGCAGCATCATCACAGCACCGGATTTGATGATTTGAAAGCTGGGCTTAGCTTTCTTAAACGACGGGTTGAAGCTCAGAAAGAAGGACAAATATCCTTTTTAAAG ACCCATGCAGGCTCAGTTATAGAACAGATGGACACTTTGAtgactttaaaaaaagttgtagaagaaaacaaaacaaaatacggGCCGGATATGACAGCGTCTTTGGAAAACTCCATTTTGA gCGCTAAAACCGAAGCTGGTCGGTTGTTCGACGATGTCCTGAAACGTAAAGAACAAGCTGACGGCACCAGAAATGCTTTGGGAATTCTGCAAAGATTCCGATTTCTGTTTCATTTACCGTCTACCCTAGATAAAAACATTCAGAAGGCTGATTACGATTTGGTCATTAATGATTATGCAAGAGCAAATGCTTTGTTCGGACAAACTGAAGTACAG GTTTTTAAACGAGTTCTGCAAGAAGCAGAGCAGCGAATTTTAAATCTCAGGGAGATGCTACAAGAGAAACTGCAACAGTATCCTGCATCACTtgaagagcaaaaaaaaattattag AAACTTGACAAATCTTGAATGTCCGAATGATCCAGCATGGCTTTGTATTGCTGGACAATATAAGCATTGCTCTCAAATATTATTCCAATGTAAAGATAAATATCTAAGTTTGGAGCAAGAAGAAATTG TCAAATCTGCACCATCCAAAGGAAAACGATCCAATAATCTGTTGTTGCCGTCATCTAACTCTGCTGAATCATCATCTAATACTACGCCTGGAAGGGTAACATTCCTTGAAGAACTTAACGATCGGTTCACTTCTGTTTTTCCGGAACTGTGGAAACTTGGCCAAGCTTATTTCGCTGGGGAATTGTTTGTTCGGGCAGAtacattgaaaaaagaagaattcaaa AAAATGGTATTGGACGTGGTAACAATATTCAGTCAACTCATCAGAGCTGCTTTAATTCCTCACACTCTGGATCGTCAATCTCCACATCGAGCTCAATTTGGTATTTGGCAAGCCTTCAGTGGAATCTTTTCTGATCATG AAGGAATTGGATCGTGGTTCGTACTTTGTCTTCGAACTGTTCGAACCTGTTATGCTGAATTACTTACGCTGGACTTACCTGTTGAAGCTCTTGACGCCATTCGCGATTTGCTTCATGATTTAAG AGTTCATTGCATGAGAAGTCTATTAATGCAAACTGCTGAAAATATCACACATCTTGCCAGTCAAGAAAACTGGAAGTTGGAATTTATTGAATCCCATGGGTCTATCACTCAATTG CCTCATATATTTGAAACACAAGTAATCGAATGTCTACAACTGGTGAAAGAAACTGTTTTTCAATCAGAACAAAGAGAAACGAACTTGATGGAGAACGCATCTGTACTGAATGACTTGAATATCTTAGTACAAAAGTTACTCTTCAGTTTTGCGCGTAGCACAGAGCGCCTGGCGTCTTCTGACCAGGATCATTCCGAAGATTCAACTCGTGAAATGAAATTACTGCTAGGACTCAGTAATTGTCAATATACAATGCTTCATATTTTGCCCAG ACTGAAAGAGCACTGGAACAAATTAGGATATCCTGATCTGTCAGCTGCCATTCAAGCGGCTAGAGATCTACTAGAGAAAACCGAAGAGCGATTAATGGAAGCATATTTAGAAGAAAAGGTTGAACCACTGATTGGAATTGTAGAGCCTTCTATGTATGCTGGACGCTTCGATTGGAACAAGAATATTCCTATTACAGATGATATTCGGCCTTACTGCAAAGAAATCATAATGAACATGATTGCAGTTCATGCAGAAGTTGCCCAA GTTAGTCCTTCACTCGTCCCTCGTATCCTCGAAAGAGTCGTGCGAGAGGTGGCAGCAGAACTGGGTCGTTTGTTTTCATGTGTTAACAAATTTTCAGACAGTGGAGCGCTTCAAGCATCAGCAGACATTTCTGCCTTATCCCGAGCATGTTTCAATGTCGGGAAAAATTCCAATGAAACACGCTTGCAGCAATTTTCGAATCCTTTTTCTGAAGCTGCGGACATGATTCCGCCACTTACGACACCAGACAGTATTGA ATCCCATAAGAGAATCCTCGTCAATTTCGAAAAGCGGATGAAGTTCCAGTTATTTTGCCTTGATATAAACTAA
- the LOC124327171 gene encoding uncharacterized protein LOC124327171: MSKEEAKSCVEENIELIQEDDERLKGDAIGDTLYSESFILKTLMNLTEKLPVYSRESNTSDNLEDEAVELEESLETDLCLLWDMTADRDVALCLIQHDILDIMKCVIEESIAPRLTEIGIGILANLSCQNEISAQIILDQELTTAIVNLMTISDDSQTITQIVRLLNTLLAHSQIESCTSLPSLEALVKSVAFILQNSLNEELLIGSSKLLDAIASQIGPIFEIPFESLLRGIVEAQKQLKNFFSCDESNYPETVQDSFDALVSALYNFSRNEEMRVEIVNFGEHVTSFLEFYFTLLLKNIRDAEEVVADSTASALKAITIFYVTIASASPLSNILELSGRIGSQLRPCLDGESEASKYASDYRDLTGDCFRKQLDVFGIEHSLSLLESLDAEALTFVLQAAHQTVPNRLKEFADTARSRGSFNKVMETYDSLAKNNAR; the protein is encoded by the exons ATGTCAAAGGAAGAGGCTAAATCATGTGTTGAGGAGAACATTGAACTAATTCAGGAAGATGACGAGAGGCTTAAGGGAGATGCGATTGGTGATACATTATATTCagaatcttttattttgaaaactttaatgAATCTTACTGAG AAACTACCCGTCTACTCGAGGGAATCAAACACTTCAGACAATCTGGAGGATGAAGCAGTTGAACTTGAAGAATCATTAGAAACAGACCTTTGCTTGCTATGGGACATGACTGCTGATAGAGATGTTGCTCTTTGTTTAATTCAACATGATATTTTAGATATTATGAAGTGTGTTATTGAAGAAAGCATTGCACCACGTTTAAca GAGATTGGAATTGGGATCTTAGCAAATCTTTCTtgtcaaaatgaaataagtgCCCAAATTATTTTGGATCAAGAATTGACAACTGCTATAGTCAATTTAATGACTATTAGTGATGATTCACAAACAATTACTCAGATTGTTCGCCTATTAAACACTTTATTAGCACATTCTCAGATTGAATCATGTACTTCTTTACCCAGTTTAGAAGCACTGGTGAAATCAGTGGCTTTTATTCTTCAAAACTCCCTCAATG AAGAGCTGTTAATCGGATCTTCAAAGTTGCTCGACGCCATCGCTAGTCAAATCGGTCCTATATTTGAAATTCCCTTTGAAa GCCTTCTTCGTGGAATTGTTGAAGCACAAAAACAactgaaaaatttctttagttgTGACGAATCTAACTATCCGGAAACGGTGCAAGACTCATTTGACGCCTTGGTTTCTGCACTGTACAATTTCAGCAGAAATGAAGAGATGCGAGTGGAAATTG TGAATTTTGGAGAGCATGTCACTTCGTTCCTAGAATTCTACTTTACCTTACTGTTGAAAAACATTCGCGATGCCGAAGAAGTCGTGGCTGATTCAACAGCAAGCGCTCTGAAAGCTATCACAATCTTTTACGTCACCATCGCTTCAGCGTCGCCTCTCTCTAACATATTAGAGCTGTCAGGTCGCATTGGCAGTCAACTAAGGCCTTGCCTCGACGGAGAAAGTGAAGCAAGTAAATACGCTTCCGATTACCGAGACCTAACTGGCGATTGTTTCCGTAAACAACTCGACGTGTTCGGCATTGAGCATTCCCTGAGCTTACTCGAGTCGCTCGATGCTGAAGCGTTAACCTTCGTGCTACAGGCGGCTCACCAAACAGTTCCTAATCGACTCAAAGAATTCGCGGATACGGCCAGGAGTAGAGGATCGTTCAACAAAGTGATGGAAACGTACGATTCGCTTGCCAAGAATAATGCTCGCTAG
- the LOC124327306 gene encoding transmembrane emp24 domain-containing protein bai-like, with the protein MDLRAIILFSFLLFSTVQGLMFELQPNGRKCLREEVQKDVLVTGEYEVSEVPGQRTDVKVTDIKGHTLVSHEDKSKGKFAFTTDDYEVYEICFVSKVPPNLRGQKHEVEVTVKMGLEAKNYETLGEAARLKPLEVELKRLEDLSEAIVQDFAYMRQREEEMRDTNESTNSRVLYFSVFSMLCLIALATWQVLYLRRFFKAKKLIE; encoded by the exons ATGGATCTACGGgctataattttgttttcctttttgctcTTCTCAACTGTCCAAGGACTTATGTTTGAACTACAGCCAAATGGCAGAAAATGCTTAAGAGAAGAAGTGCAAAAGGATGTTCTTGTCACGGGGGAGTACGAAGTTTCTGAGGTTCCTGGCCAGAGAACCGATGTGAAA GTAACAGATATCAAAGGTCACACCTTAGTAAGTCACGAGGACAAAAGCAAAGGGAAATTTGCATTTACAACTGATGACTATGAAGTTTATGAAATTTGCTTTGTGTCAAAAGTCCCGCCAA ATCTTAGAGGACAGAAACATGAGGTTGAAGTAACTGTCAAAATGGGTCTTGAAGCTAAAAACTATGAAACA TTGGGGGAAGCTGCAAGGTTAaaaccacttgaagttgaattgaaaaggTTAGAAGACTTGTCAGAAGCCATTGTTCAAGATTTTGCCTACATGAGACAACGAGAGGAAGAGATGAGAGATACAAATG AATCAACCAATTCCAGAGTATTGTATTTCAGTGTTTTCAGTATGTTATGTTTGATTGCCTTGGCTACATGGCAGGTGTTATATCTGCGTCGCTTTTTCAAAGCCAAAAAGTTGATTGAATAA
- the LOC124327033 gene encoding general transcription and DNA repair factor IIH helicase subunit XPB-like: MAGGSRKYGKKDGDRYDASKKKFAGKKRKDFEDESAYDEGIPDGNEAEGVPEAAKHFIEVEGERQGEDEYGAKDYRDLQLKPDHMSRPLWVAPNGHIFLESFSPVYKHAHDFLIAISEPVCRPEHIHEYKLTSYSLYAAVSVGLQTHDIIEYLKRLSKTAVPDGIVDFIKISTLSYGKVKLVLKHNRYFVESQYPDVIQKLLKDPVIQECRLRHSVESSTDGLITQVQSKATSIQFGKPGTSGEEPGEEGKQVPDDISNFYDKMDKDEDDEDDSSLQTVAFEVNQEKIEVIQKRCIQLEYPLLAEYDFRNDTHNQDINIDLRPAAVLRPYQEKSLRKMFGNGRARSGLIVLPCGAGKSLVGVTACCTVRKRALVLCNSGVSVEQWKAQFKMWSTADDSMICRFTSDAKDKPHGCSILITTFNMITHQQKRSYEADQTMKWLQEQEWGIMVLDEVHTIPARMFRRVLTIVQAHCKLGLTATLVREDDKIADLNFLIGPKLYEANWLELQKRGFIARVQCAEVWCPMSPEFYREYLACKSAKKMLLFVMNPNKFRACQFLIRYHERRNDKIIVFSDNVYALKHYALTMNKPFIYGPTSQNERLQILQNFKLNPKVNTIFVSKVADTSFDLPDANVLIQISSHGGSRRQEAQRLGRILRAKKGAIAEEYNAFFYTLVSQDTLEMSFSRKRQRFLVNQGYSYKVITRMAGMDQDQELNYKSKEEQANLLQMVLTASDIDADEERVPGEIGGRPGPFGRRVGTMASMSGADDAVYMEYKRPSASNNLSKHPLFKKYRTK; encoded by the exons ATGGCTGGGGGGAGCCGtaaatacgggaaaaaagatGGAGATCGTTATGACGCGTCCAAGAAAAAATTTGCTGGTAAAAAACGAAAGGATTTTGAAGATGAGAGTGCTTATGATGAAGGCATACCGGATGGAAATGAAGCTGAGGGTGTGCCAGAAGCGGCAAAGCACTTCATTGAAGTTGAAGGTGAAAGGCAAGGGGAAGATGAATATGGAGCCAAAGATTATCGAGACTTGCAGCTTAAACCAGACCACATGTCTAGACCATTGTGGGTTGCTCCCAATGGCCACATCTTCCTGGAGTCATTCTCACCAGTCTACAAACACGCTCACGACTTTCTGATTGCAATAAGTGAACCAGTTTGTCGTCCAGAACACATACATGAGTACAAGTTGACTTCTTACTCATTGTATGCTGCCGTCAGTGTCGGGCTGCAAACTCATGACATCATAGAGTATTTAAAGCGCTTAAGCAAAACTGCTGTCCCTGATGGAATTGTAGACTTCATAAAGATCTCAACACTCTCTTACGGCAAAGTCAAATTAGTGTTGAAGCACAATCGCTATTTTGTTGAGTCTCAATATCCAGACGTCATCCAAAAATTGTTGAAAGATCCTGTAATTCAAGAATGCAGACTTCGGCACAGTGTGGAATCTTCAACAGATGGACTGATCACTCAAGTTCAATCAAAAGCAACGTCTATTCAATTTGGAAAACCTGGTACTTCTGGAGAAGAACcaggagaagaaggaaagcAAGTGCCTGATGACATATCGAATTTTTACGATAAAATGGACAAGGATGAAGACGACGAAGATGATTCTTCTCTTCAAACGGTTGCTTTTGAagtaaatcaagaaaaaattgaagtcATTCAAAAGCGATGTATTCAGCTAGAATACCCTTTGTTAGCGGAATATGATTTTCGCAATGACACTCATAATCAGGACATCAACATTGATTTGAGACCTGCAGCTGTATTGCGGCCTTACCAGGAAAAAAGCCTACGAAAAATGTTTGGCAATGGTCGTGCTCGCTCTGGGCTCATTGTTTTGCCTTGTGGAGCTGGTAAAAGTTTGGTTGGTGTGACAGCCTGTTGTACAGTTCGAAAAAGAGCTTTAGTTCTGTGCAATTCTGGAGTTTCAGTCGAGCAGTGGAAAGCCCAATTTAAGATGTGGTCTACTGCTGACGATA gtATGATATGTCGTTTTACATCTGATGCAAAGGATAAGCCTCATGGATGCAGCATCTTGATCACAACCTTTAACATGATAACACATCAGCAAAAACGTTCGTATGAGGCAGATCAAACGATGAAGTGGCTCCAGGAGCAGGAATGGGGTATTATGGTGTTGGACGAGGTGCACACTATTCCAGCTCGCATGTTTCGTCGTGTTTTGACCATTGTTCAAGCCCATTGCAAGCTTGGTTTGACAGCCACTCTCGTCCGCGAAGATg ACAAGATTgcagacttgaattttttgatcGGACCAAAGCTGTACGAGGCTAATTGGTTGGAGCTGCAAAAACGTGGATTCATTGCTCGAGTACAATGCGCTGAAGTATGGTGTCCTATGAGCCCAGAATTCTATCGCGAGTATCTGGCCTGTAAATCCGCAAAGAAAATGCTTCTCTTCGTAATGAATCCTAACAAGTTTAGAGCCTGTCAGTTTCTTATTCGCTACCACGAGCGACGTAATGACAAAATCATCGTTTTTTCGGATAATGTGTATGCTCTTAAGCACTATGCGCTTACCATGAATAAGCCATTCATTTACGGTCCAACATCTCAGAACGAAAGGCTTCAAAttctacaaaatttcaaactgaATCCGAAGGTGAACACAATTTTCGTCAGTAAGGTGGCTGATACTTCCTTCGATTTGCCTGATGCCAACGTGCTTATTCAAATATCCTCGCACGGTGGCTCTCGTCGTCAAGAAGCTCAACGATTGGGGCGTATTCTTCGAGCCAAGAAAGGTGCCATTGCCGAAGAGTACAATGCGTTCTTCTACACGCTGGTATCGCAAGATACATTGGAAATGAGCTTCTCTCGTAAACGTCAGCGATTCTTGGTTAATCAAGGATACAGCTATAAAGTCATCACTCGCATGGCGGGCATGGATCAAGACCAGGAATTGAACTACAAGAGCAAGGAAGAGCAAGCCAACCTGCTGCAAATGGTTCTGACAGCATCGGATATTGATGCAGATGAAGAGCGTGTACCCGGAGAAATTGGAGGTCGACCTGGTCCATTTGGACGACGCGTTGGAACCATGGCATCAATGAGCGGTGCCGATGACGCAGTTTATATGGAATATAAACGCCCATCAGCTTCAAATAATTTATCCAAACACCCCCTTTTCAAGAAATACCGCACCAAGTAA
- the LOC124327150 gene encoding uncharacterized protein LOC124327150, translating into MASSEIPVNAVKEFWESIFQKTNLTEQLMNLAENSSSSMDFKFELFEYGKVQITAKAAVPLGTNFMSDVFITSAYLENGKHHAAFVKVLPSNPSRLAAGFIGGSYHREYVVYQQWIPELKEIRSSKNLTNSEIPLNVAESYFVNFVLSEDGSRLKNETVFVMEELKSKGYRMASTARSANGIDLNHAQCALRTYANYHALSIANMRRLVKSDGPSNFPLTYEIFRKDPNYISPATVYRTIVLPNYIKVLRHFRQEEVADWLEGLLPELDRIWNWESFLESGALTCLLHGDSWNNNLLFRYLDETSEKPEEMLLIDWQIARCGHPSHDLGYFIFSSTSSSFRKQHLDNLLDEYYAALSSALVKLDIDLESEGYSQKQFIQETKQRYILMMMIALFILPILLDSSKAIDHTLKNDDNLHKDLIKELEKDQAKELDEEGTKSGWQSLFEFDTVIGNPLLSQRIVELITDVKDMAWKE; encoded by the exons ATGGCTTCTAGTGAAATACCAGTGAATGCAGTTAAAGAATTTTGGGAAAGTATTTTTCAGAAAACTAATCTTACTGAACAGTTGATGAATTTAGCTGAAAATAGTAGTTCATCAATGGATTTCAAATTTGAGCTTTTTGAATATGGTAAAGTGCAAATCACTGCCAAAGCTGCTGTGCCATTGGGAACTAATTTCATGAGTGATGTGTTCATTACCAGTGCTTAccttgaaaatggaaaacatcATGCAGCATTTGTAAAg GTTCTACCATCAAATCCTTCTAGGTTAGCAGCAGGGTTCATTGGTGGTTCATATCACAGGGAATATGTTGTTTATCAACAATGGATTCCAGAGTTAAAAGAAATCAGATCCTCCAAGAATCTGACCAACTCTGAAATACCACTCAATGTTGCCGAGTCTTATTTCGTCAACTTTGTTTTGTCCGAGGATGGCAGTCGTTTAAAGAACGAAACTGTCTTCGTAatggaagaattgaaaagcAAAGGCTATCGAATGGCGTCCACCGCCAGATCAGCTAATGGAATTGATTTAAATCATGCTCAGTGCGCATTGAGAACGTACGCTAATTATCATGCCTTGAGTATTGCAAATATGCGTAGACTCGTGAAAAGCGATGGGCCGTCTAATTTTCCTTTGACATATGAAATTTTCCGGAAGGATCCTAATTACATAAGTCCAGCAACTGTTTATCGTACTATAGTATTGCCGAACTACATAAAGGTCTTGCGCCATTTTCGTCAGGAAGAG gTGGCGGATTGGCTTGAGGGACTGTTGCCTGAACTGGATAGAATATGGAATTGGGAATCATTTTTAGAGAGTGGCGCTTTGACTTGTCTTTTACACGGCGATTCATGGAATAACAATCTTCTCTTTCGTTATCTCGACGAAACTAGCGAAAAGCCGGAAGAAATGTTGCTTATAGACTGGCAAATTGCGCGTTGCGGACATCCCTCTCATGATCTTGGATACTTCATTTTTTCCAGTACATCATCGTCTTTCCGAAAACAACATTTAGATAATCTGCTTGACGAATATTATGCTGCCCTTTCCAGTGCTCTAGTCAAACTAGACATTGACCTGGAAAGTGAAGGTTATAGTCAGAAACAATTCATTCAAGAAACCAAGCAACGCTAtattctgatgatgatgattgccCTCTTCATTTTACCCATCCTACTCGACTCCTCCAAAGCAATAGATCATACCTTAAAAAACGATGACAATCTTCATAAAGATCTCATTAAGGAATTGGAAAAAG aTCAAGCAAAAGAGTTGGATGAAGAAGGAACCAAAAGCGGTTGGCAAAGTCTGTTTGAATTCGATACAGTAATTGGAAATCCACTTCTCAGCCAAAGAATAGTGGAATTAATAACGGACGTAAAGGATATGGCTTGGAAAGAATAA